Proteins found in one Scardovia inopinata JCM 12537 genomic segment:
- a CDS encoding segregation and condensation protein A: MAEPSVEEAQKPPEFTVDLRVYQGPFDALLALLADRKLELSQISLAEITDDFLHYVSGLDMVKDADRVSSFIDVASILIEAKSASLLPRSQGDDQLDQSMEALRQRDLLFDRLLQYRAFREAGENFRQALAANSGRFAHPGYMDQTISLMLPELAWSVSPIQLAQIAAAALANAPLKEVRIDQLHVPMVDLQVQADIVRSKLRSAGRKTDVTFDSLIADTSETIEIVARFLALLAFFKQGTVQFKQEGPFQSLHVRWVGTDQENDDRAEASPISQEDFA; the protein is encoded by the coding sequence GTGGCAGAGCCGTCGGTTGAAGAAGCACAAAAGCCACCTGAGTTCACTGTTGATCTGAGGGTTTATCAGGGGCCATTTGATGCCCTCCTGGCCTTGCTGGCAGACAGGAAGCTGGAATTAAGTCAGATTTCTCTGGCCGAGATTACCGATGATTTTTTGCATTATGTTTCTGGCTTGGATATGGTCAAAGACGCTGACCGAGTCAGTTCTTTCATAGATGTTGCCTCCATCCTCATTGAGGCCAAGAGTGCCAGCCTTCTTCCCCGCAGTCAGGGAGATGACCAGCTGGATCAGAGCATGGAAGCATTGAGACAGAGGGATTTGCTTTTTGACCGGCTGCTCCAGTACCGAGCTTTCAGGGAGGCAGGAGAGAATTTTAGGCAGGCTTTGGCGGCGAATTCAGGCCGATTTGCTCATCCAGGCTATATGGATCAGACTATTTCCCTTATGCTGCCTGAGTTGGCCTGGTCGGTCAGCCCAATTCAGCTGGCTCAGATAGCTGCTGCTGCCTTGGCCAATGCTCCCCTGAAAGAAGTGAGGATTGATCAACTCCATGTGCCCATGGTCGATCTGCAGGTGCAGGCTGATATTGTCCGCAGCAAACTTCGGTCTGCTGGGCGGAAAACGGATGTGACTTTTGATTCCCTGATTGCTGATACCAGCGAAACCATTGAAATCGTGGCCAGGTTTTTAGCTCTGCTGGCATTTTTCAAACAGGGAACTGTCCAATTTAAGCAGGAAGGACCCTTCCAAAGTCTCCATGTGCGCTGGGTGGGTACTGATCAGGAAAATGATGATCGGGCAGAGGCCAGTCCCATAAGTCAGGAGGATTTCGCATGA
- a CDS encoding ParA family protein, producing MPIDMLGREYKTFPAPQSLKQHGPARVIAMCNQKGGVGKTTSSVNIAGALSQYGRKVLIVDFDPQGAATVALGINANQVENTIYTALFNPSIDVHEVVVHTRFPNLDIIPANIDLSAAEVQLVTEVGREQVLASTLRRLKDEYDAIIIDCQPSLGLLTINALTAADGVIIPVAAEFFALRGVALLMQSIEKVRTRINPDLQVYGVLVTMYTNTIHSQEVLQRIYEAFDKKVFHSIISRSIKLPDATVAAAPITMFSPEHRTAKEYREVAREIIAEGIVA from the coding sequence ATGCCTATCGATATGCTTGGACGTGAATACAAGACATTTCCTGCTCCACAAAGCCTGAAACAGCACGGCCCTGCCAGGGTCATTGCCATGTGCAACCAGAAGGGGGGAGTGGGTAAAACCACCAGCTCGGTTAATATTGCCGGTGCTTTAAGCCAGTACGGCCGAAAAGTTCTGATTGTGGACTTTGATCCTCAGGGAGCAGCCACGGTAGCTTTGGGAATTAACGCGAATCAGGTGGAGAATACCATTTATACAGCTTTATTTAATCCCAGTATAGATGTCCACGAGGTAGTGGTGCACACCCGCTTTCCCAATCTTGATATCATTCCGGCCAATATAGATTTGTCTGCTGCCGAAGTCCAGCTGGTAACCGAGGTAGGGCGTGAACAAGTTCTGGCTTCTACCCTGCGCCGGCTGAAGGACGAGTATGATGCCATTATCATTGACTGCCAGCCTTCCCTGGGTTTGCTGACCATCAATGCTTTGACCGCAGCCGACGGGGTCATTATTCCTGTTGCTGCTGAATTTTTTGCTTTAAGGGGGGTAGCCCTTCTTATGCAGTCCATTGAGAAGGTAAGAACCCGAATCAACCCCGATTTGCAGGTTTATGGGGTCCTGGTAACTATGTATACCAATACCATTCATTCTCAGGAAGTGCTTCAGCGTATTTATGAGGCTTTTGATAAAAAGGTCTTCCATTCCATCATTTCCCGCTCAATCAAGCTTCCCGATGCCACAGTTGCTGCTGCCCCCATCACCATGTTTTCTCCTGAGCACAGGACTGCCAAAGAATATAGGGAGGTAGCCAGGGAGATTATTGCCGAAGGAATTGTTGCATAA
- a CDS encoding ABC transporter permease, which translates to MFKFIIKRLGRYIVLLFVAISMTFFLSSWFMHPRSNYEQRTPRPPQASIERALDNANLNDHTNVFVRYWRWLTGVVTRWDWGQTPSGQKINNIMAPRIIASTELVTLATVLGILLGVSLGVYTAMRQYKWQDTFWTGLASILMCVPTPVIALLLIFFFININTWSGTTIFYVTGLSSYTGSNPFAWFGDFVRHIFIPTLVLTIIGAVGYHISQRTYLLDEIRADYVRTARMKGLTRRQAIRKHALRASFIPTAVSIAFSIAGVFSGATLTESMFGIEGMGKYFINALNNNDIYGTVAYMAFGGVCTLVGALLADIAAAILDPRIRMS; encoded by the coding sequence ATGTTCAAGTTTATCATTAAGAGGCTGGGGAGATACATCGTCCTGCTCTTCGTGGCAATTTCGATGACTTTCTTCCTATCCAGCTGGTTTATGCACCCCCGTTCGAATTATGAACAAAGGACGCCCCGACCCCCACAAGCCTCTATTGAGAGAGCTCTGGATAATGCCAATCTTAATGACCATACCAACGTCTTCGTTCGCTACTGGCGCTGGCTGACCGGAGTCGTTACCCGTTGGGACTGGGGCCAGACCCCCAGCGGACAAAAAATCAATAACATCATGGCCCCCCGTATTATCGCTTCTACAGAGCTGGTAACCTTGGCTACTGTTTTAGGAATCCTCTTGGGAGTTTCTCTGGGCGTCTATACAGCCATGCGGCAGTACAAGTGGCAGGACACTTTCTGGACCGGACTGGCTTCCATCCTTATGTGCGTACCTACTCCGGTCATCGCTCTCCTGCTTATTTTCTTCTTTATTAACATCAACACCTGGTCGGGTACCACTATTTTCTACGTGACCGGCCTTTCCTCTTATACAGGAAGCAATCCTTTTGCCTGGTTTGGTGATTTTGTTAGGCATATCTTTATCCCCACCCTGGTACTGACCATTATTGGAGCGGTAGGTTATCATATTTCCCAGCGCACCTACCTGCTGGATGAAATTCGCGCTGATTATGTGCGCACGGCACGCATGAAGGGATTAACCCGCCGCCAGGCTATTCGTAAGCATGCATTGCGCGCTTCTTTTATCCCTACAGCCGTTTCTATTGCCTTCTCCATTGCAGGCGTTTTCTCGGGAGCTACCCTGACAGAGAGCATGTTTGGTATTGAAGGCATGGGTAAGTATTTCATTAATGCACTGAACAACAACGATATCTACGGTACCGTAGCTTATATGGCTTTCGGCGGTGTCTGCACCCTGGTCGGTGCTCTCTTGGCTGATATCGCAGCTGCTATTCTCGATCCTCGTATTCGGATGAGCTAG
- a CDS encoding ABC transporter permease, with amino-acid sequence MNNTNEMQTDRNDLPDADAAATAEASKTAPAAAEVGKSTVVNALEEIKAEKAIEKESGKGEVKHIGYWHLIARRFFRQPRAIIGVTVFVILILIALFGGRFAKFSYEDPDFTALSAAPSADHWLGTDSSGIDMYAALCHGLGRSLTIGVLSSVITTVIAAIYGTAIAYFRGIVEKIGMWLLDMLMVIPAFLLIALMVRAANASAGWLWLVFGMSIFGWIGPARTLRTMALSLRERDYVKASKYMGVNSFTIIIRHLVPNLASIIILNLILGVISSVGSETALSFLGLGIKVPDTSLGTLLAGGQTTLQTAPWVIGVPSVALIVLCVCLMMISDALRDAVDPRSGATGQVSA; translated from the coding sequence ATGAACAACACAAACGAAATGCAAACCGATAGAAACGACCTGCCAGATGCAGATGCAGCTGCGACAGCAGAAGCCAGCAAGACCGCACCAGCCGCAGCTGAAGTTGGAAAATCCACTGTGGTCAATGCCCTGGAGGAAATTAAAGCAGAAAAGGCTATTGAAAAAGAGAGCGGCAAAGGAGAAGTCAAGCATATTGGCTACTGGCACCTTATTGCCCGTCGTTTCTTCCGCCAGCCTAGGGCCATTATCGGGGTCACTGTTTTTGTAATCCTTATCCTTATCGCCCTCTTCGGCGGCCGCTTTGCAAAGTTTTCCTATGAAGACCCTGACTTCACTGCCCTGAGCGCTGCTCCCAGTGCAGATCACTGGTTGGGCACGGATTCGTCTGGTATTGACATGTATGCGGCTCTGTGCCACGGCCTGGGCCGGTCCTTAACCATCGGTGTTCTTTCCTCTGTTATTACCACGGTGATAGCAGCTATCTATGGAACTGCCATCGCTTATTTCCGGGGGATAGTAGAGAAAATAGGCATGTGGCTGCTCGATATGCTCATGGTCATCCCTGCCTTCCTCCTCATAGCCCTTATGGTCCGTGCTGCCAACGCTTCTGCTGGCTGGCTTTGGCTGGTCTTCGGCATGTCCATCTTTGGCTGGATCGGGCCTGCCCGAACACTAAGAACCATGGCCTTGTCCCTGCGAGAACGCGATTATGTGAAAGCTTCCAAATACATGGGAGTAAATTCTTTCACCATTATTATCCGGCATCTAGTTCCTAACCTGGCTTCTATCATTATTCTTAATCTTATTCTTGGCGTCATCTCCTCAGTGGGATCGGAAACAGCCCTGAGCTTCCTGGGGCTGGGTATCAAGGTTCCTGACACTTCATTGGGAACCCTCCTTGCCGGTGGCCAGACTACTCTTCAGACCGCGCCATGGGTAATTGGTGTCCCCTCTGTCGCTCTGATTGTTCTCTGCGTCTGCTTAATGATGATTTCAGACGCCCTGCGCGATGCCGTAGACCCCCGGTCCGGTGCTACCGGTCAGGTTTCTGCCTGA
- a CDS encoding dipeptide ABC transporter ATP-binding protein, with the protein MANTTVDDQKDQDLTREQEQENESQDSEGFRKVDLVRDQTLAYEFLEGDGPKGAPQGDPIMQIRDLNVSFASEAGAVRAVRGLNFDLWRGRTLGIVGESGSGKSVTALSLIGLLDDNASIKGSITLDGEELVGKTDEEMAQIRGERISMIFQDPLSALSPMFSIGDQLAEALLIHHPDMSETEVHDRCVELLSLVGIDDQEKRLVAFPHEFSGGMRQRVMIAIAIANNPDVIIADEPTTALDVTIQAQVLDLLAVAQRETNAAVVLITHDLGVVAGTADDILVMYAGKAVERASIDRLFAKPTMPYTMGLLGAVPKPHMPASQRLSPINGNPPSLVAIPAGCPFSPRCPLATEKCHQIEPELELAEEGTGHLVSCIHLDDILKKNLTYKEVFPAPEDLPAKWADVPRDQRPIVLSVDNLTKTFPITKGGSFGRVIGKLAAVDHASFDIHEGETVALVGESGSGKSTTLTQIVELKKPEEGTITIMGQNIANLKRKERKALRKDVQIIFQDPLSSLDARMTVYDVLSEPLQAQHWKKHDISNRIGELMTMVGINPDYVDRFPTQFSGGQRQRIAIARALATNPKLLLLDEPIASLDVSIQAGVINLLEDLQAQLKIAYLFVAHDLAVIRHISDRVAVMYHGVIVEQGETEEIFTNPQHPYTKALLSAIPIPDPVIERTRKRYVFEDGRLRKVDSYSTHMGIANQQ; encoded by the coding sequence ATGGCAAATACAACAGTTGATGACCAGAAGGATCAAGACCTGACGCGCGAGCAGGAGCAGGAAAACGAATCCCAGGATTCTGAAGGCTTCCGCAAGGTTGACCTGGTACGAGATCAGACGCTGGCTTATGAATTTCTGGAGGGAGATGGCCCCAAGGGTGCACCCCAGGGGGATCCCATCATGCAGATACGTGATCTGAACGTCTCTTTTGCCTCTGAGGCGGGAGCGGTCAGGGCCGTGCGAGGTCTCAATTTTGATCTTTGGCGGGGACGGACTCTGGGTATCGTAGGCGAATCCGGTTCCGGAAAGTCAGTCACTGCCCTGTCTCTAATCGGCCTCCTGGATGACAATGCTTCCATCAAGGGTTCCATTACTCTGGATGGGGAAGAGCTGGTTGGCAAGACTGATGAGGAAATGGCTCAAATTCGAGGTGAGCGAATTTCCATGATCTTTCAGGATCCTTTAAGTGCCCTCAGCCCCATGTTCTCCATTGGAGATCAGCTGGCAGAAGCCCTCCTGATTCATCACCCCGATATGTCTGAAACTGAAGTTCATGATCGGTGTGTGGAACTCCTGTCGCTGGTAGGTATTGATGACCAGGAAAAGAGGCTGGTTGCCTTCCCCCACGAATTCTCTGGTGGTATGCGGCAGCGTGTCATGATTGCCATTGCCATTGCCAACAATCCTGACGTTATTATTGCCGATGAGCCCACGACTGCACTCGATGTTACTATTCAGGCCCAGGTGCTAGATCTTCTGGCCGTAGCTCAAAGAGAAACGAATGCGGCAGTTGTTTTGATTACCCATGATTTGGGTGTGGTTGCCGGTACTGCTGATGACATTCTGGTTATGTACGCGGGTAAAGCCGTAGAGAGAGCCAGTATTGACCGCCTTTTTGCCAAACCAACGATGCCTTATACCATGGGTTTGCTGGGAGCTGTTCCCAAGCCTCATATGCCGGCCAGCCAAAGGCTGTCGCCTATCAACGGAAACCCTCCTTCTCTAGTGGCTATTCCGGCAGGGTGCCCCTTCTCTCCCCGGTGCCCCTTAGCAACAGAAAAGTGCCATCAGATTGAACCTGAGCTTGAACTGGCAGAAGAGGGAACAGGCCATCTGGTTTCATGCATTCACCTTGATGATATTCTTAAGAAGAACCTAACCTATAAGGAAGTTTTCCCGGCTCCAGAAGATCTCCCAGCCAAGTGGGCCGATGTTCCCCGTGACCAAAGGCCGATTGTTCTTTCTGTCGATAACTTGACTAAGACCTTCCCTATCACCAAGGGAGGTTCCTTCGGCCGTGTCATTGGAAAGCTGGCCGCTGTTGATCATGCCAGCTTCGATATTCATGAGGGAGAAACTGTTGCCCTGGTGGGCGAATCTGGTTCCGGTAAATCGACTACTTTGACTCAGATTGTGGAACTGAAAAAACCCGAAGAGGGAACCATCACCATCATGGGCCAGAATATTGCGAATCTGAAGCGAAAGGAACGCAAAGCTCTCCGCAAGGACGTCCAAATCATTTTCCAGGATCCCCTAAGCTCCCTGGATGCTCGAATGACAGTTTATGACGTTTTGTCTGAGCCTCTGCAGGCTCAACACTGGAAGAAACATGATATCAGCAACCGAATTGGGGAGCTGATGACCATGGTGGGCATTAACCCCGACTATGTCGACCGCTTCCCTACCCAGTTTTCCGGAGGCCAGCGCCAGCGTATCGCCATTGCCCGAGCTTTGGCCACCAATCCTAAGCTCCTTCTCCTGGATGAGCCTATTGCCTCTCTGGATGTATCTATTCAGGCAGGTGTTATTAACCTCCTAGAAGATTTGCAGGCCCAGCTTAAGATTGCCTACCTCTTTGTCGCTCATGATCTGGCTGTAATCCGTCATATTTCTGACCGGGTAGCCGTTATGTATCATGGTGTCATTGTGGAACAGGGAGAGACTGAGGAGATCTTTACTAACCCTCAGCATCCCTACACCAAGGCGCTCTTGTCTGCTATTCCTATTCCTGACCCCGTTATTGAGCGCACTCGTAAGCGTTACGTTTTTGAAGACGGTAGGCTGCGTAAGGTTGATTCCTACAGCACTCACATGGGAATTGCAAACCAGCAGTAA